Genomic DNA from Pseudomonas helmanticensis:
ATCTGGAGGTCAACGGTCATTCACTGGCATCCGGTGTCAGCGACCAGGGCGGCTCGATCGGGCGTTTCTCGGAAACCATCGTCAGCGTCCCGGTCAGCGTTTCGGCGTTCTCGGTACTGCGCCAGACACTCGGCCTGAGCCAGACGCAAACCCTCGATAACCTGCCATACGTGCTACGCGGCAAACTCGCCGGTGGCGTGTTCGGCACCATGCGTTTTGTCGACAGCGGCACCCTGAGCCTGCCCAAGGCGACTGCCGCGACCTGGTAAACATGCCGCAGTCTCCCCAAGAATGGCTGCATCGCCGCTAAACCCTACCCCTGCGGCTGCATCGCCGCTAAACCCTCACCCTGAGCTGCCGCAGGCTGCGATCTTTTGATCCTGTTTTTACAATCAAGATCAAAAGATCGCAGCCTGCGGCAGCTCCTACAGGGTGGTGCGGGTTGGCGATCAGGTGTTGAAGCGTACGCCGGGTTTCGCGCGCTCATCCACAGTTAACTCGAACACGTCCGGCCGCGCATAGTGCCCCACCACGTCGTAGTCATACCGCGCCCGCACCAGTTCATCGGTGTCGATCTCGGCGGTCAACAGTCCGGCCTCGCCGCGCAACGGTCCTGCCAGCACATCGCCCATCGGCCCGACGATCACGCTGCCGCCAGCAATCAATGGCCGATCCGCCGGCCAATTGGCTATCTCCAGCCCCAACTCGTTTGGCGATGCCTGCACCTGGCACGCACTGACCACAAAGCAGCGCCCTTCATGTGCAATGTGCCGCATGCTGACTTGCCACATCTCGCGCTCATCCACAGTCGGCGCACACCACACTTCAATACCTTTGGCGTACATCGCCGTGCGCAGCAACGGCATCATGTTTTCCCAGCAGACCACCGCGCCAAGTTTGCCGACCTGGCTGTCGAGCACCGGCAAGGTCGAGCCGTCGCCCTTGCCCCAGATCAGTCGTTCGGTGCCGGTTGGCATCAATTTGCGGTGTTTGCCGAGCAATCCGGCTTGCGGGTCGAAATACAGCACCGTGCAATACAAGGTGCTGCCTGCCCGCTCGATGACTCCGATCACCAGATTGGCGCCAGTGCGTGCGGACAAACCGGCCAGCGCTGCGGTTTCCGCGCCCGGCACATCGATGGCATTGGCGAAGTAACGCGCATAGGCCTCACGCCCCTCAGGCAGTCGATAGCCCAATTGCGTGCCGAAACTTTCGCCTTTCGGATAACCGCCGAGCACGGCTTCCGGCATCACCACCAGCGCCGCGCCGGCTTCGATGATTGCGTTTTCCCAAGCGAGAATTTGTTCCAGGGTTTCGCCTTTGCCGCCGGGCAAGGCGCCGATCTGCAGGGCAGCAACAATTGACTTGGGCATCGCGATCACTCCATCAGGTTCAGAGGTTGCTGATTCTCCGGCGCCAAGGGATCATGAATAAAGCCCCGATCACTGCTGAATGATATGAGCCAAATGAATATCGCCAACGTCGACCTCAATCTGCTGAAAGTCTTCGAAGCCCTGCACGAGGAATCGAGCGCAAGCCGCGCGGCCCTGCGTCTGAACGTGACTCAATCGGCGGTCAGCGCGGCGTTGCGTCGATTGCGCGAGGTCTATGGCGATCAGTTGTTCGTGCGTACCGGCCGTGGCTTGGCGCCGACACTCAAGGCCAATCAACTGAAACCGGTGGTCAGCGAGGCGCTGGACAAATGCCGGCAAAGCCTGGCCATGGTCGACCCGGCGGCCAATCAGTACGAAGGCCGTTCGGTGACGGTCGGCCTGTCGGATGATTTTGAAATTGCCTACGGCCGACGCTTGATCGAAGAAATCGCCCGCAGTGCGCCGAAACTGCGGCTGATCTTCCGGCAGACCCACAGCCAGATCGTCGCGCGGGCGCTGATGGAGCGCAGTATTGACCTGGCGATCACCGCTGGCGGCTTTGCCGAACGCCTGCTCAGTCGGCAGGTCTTGGGGGAAGGCGGTTATGCCTGTCTGGTCGATCCGGCAAGCCTTGCACCGGGCCAGCAGCACATTACGCTGGAGGAGTTTGTCGCGCGCGAACACCTGCTGGTGTCGTCCGGCGGCTTTATCGGCATCACCGATGAAGGCCTCGCGGCGCTGGGCCTAAGCCGCCGGGTATGCGCCTCGACCACGCATTTCGCGGCGTTGCCCTACCTGCTCATCGGCAGTCAGGCTGTGGCGACGATCCCGACGCACGCCGCCGAGCGTATCGCTGCGCTCAGCGGCCTGACACTGCTGCCCTGCCCGCTGGATTTGCCGCGCTACCCGATCGAACTGGGTTGGCGGACCAGTACGCAGATCGATCCTGTGGTGGTCAAAGTGCGTGAGGCGATCGCCGCCAGCTTCAGGTAAAAAACCTTACTTGTTCGCCGCCATCAGCCGGTTGACTTCACTGCGCACCATATTGGCAAACTCCGGCGGCGACATGCCGTCCAGCTCCGCACGCACCCACTCGGCCCACTTGCCTTTACGCTTGCCGCGCTCGCCGAACAACCGCGCAGCCTCACCTTTGGCTTTGCCCAGATTGTTCTGCCAGAGTTCGAACAGACGGGATTTCTCGTCTTCCAGCGCCGCGCGCTCTGCGAGGGATTTGTCGGCCAGATTGAAACTCATGGGGAATTATCCTGCTGCGTAAAATGGCGACATCTTACACGCTCGACGGAAATCTCCTGCGCAGGTTTTTATTCCTGACCTAAATTCAGTGCAACTTTTTACGCAGCGCCACACTCCATTGATCACTGTCCATTCACCTGCAAGGAGTCACCCAATGGCCCGGAAATCCGCCGTTCAAGCCGCCGAAGACCAAATCAAGGATCAGGCCTTCAGCGAACTTCAGGCTCTGATCGAAGAGTCGGACAAACTGCTCAAGAGCAGCGCATCGCTGGTCGGTGAAGAAGCGGAAACCCTGCGCGGGCAAATCGCCCTGAAACTGCAGCAAGCGCTGGATTCGGTCTCCAGCGTACGCGATCGCACCAAGCCGGCCGTCGACGCAACCGAGAGCTACATTGGCGGTCATCCATGGCAAACCGTGGCAATTTCCGCAGGCTTCGGCCTCGTGGTCGGGTTGTTGCTCGGTCGTCGTTGAAACATCGCGAGCATGTAACAGACAAGAAAAAGGCGAGCCCTGTGGCTCGCCTTTTTCATGCCTGCAATGCGTTCAATCCCCCGCCAGTTCGCGCAGCTGCGCCAAGGTTTGCTCATCCAGCGCAATGCCTTCGGCCAGCGAGCGCGCGCGCTGCCAATGGCGACGGTCGCCCGGCAAACGCTTCAAACCGACGCCGTGCATCTGTCGCACCAGTTCCTGACTGCGCGCGGCGAAGTCCTGCCCGGCGGCTTTGCTCGGATCGATGACAATCAGCAACTGACCAGTCCATGGCGTCCGTGCGCCCGGATGGTTCGACCAGTCGAACTCGAAGGAAAAATTGCCCCCGGTCAACGCCGCGGCGAGCAATTCCACCATCATCGACAGCGCCGAGCCCTTGTGGCCGCCGAACGGCAGCAACGCCCCGCCCTCAAGAATGGCTTTCGGATCGCAGCTTGGCTGGCCGAGGCCGTCCACGCCCATACCCGGAGGCAAGCGCTCGCCCTTGCGCGCGGCGATCTGCACATCACCATGCGCAATGGCGCTGGTTGCCAGGTCGAAGACGATCGGTGCGCCGCCGGCTCGTGGGGCAGCGAATGCGATCGGATTGGTGCCGAACAGCGGCCGGTCGGCGCCGTGCGGCACCACGCAGGTCATGCTGTTGACCACGCTGAGCGCCACCAGGCCTTCTTCGGCAAAAGGTTCGACGTCCGGCCACAGCGCGGCAAAGTGATGGGAATTACGAATCGCCAACACCGCGATCCCGGCGTTGCGTGCCTTTTCCACTAATAGCGGGCGGGCCGCCGCAAGCGCCGGTTGCGCAAAGCCGTTGCCGGCATCGACCCGCACGAAACCGGACGCCACATCCTCGACCAGTGGCACGGCCTGACCGTTGACCCAACCGCTCTTGAGTGTCGAGACATAACCGGGGATGCGAAATACGCCATGACTGTGGGCGCCGTCACGTTCAGCCCCGGCGCAGTTGGCCGCCAGCGAACGTGCGACAGGCGCGGACGTTCCGTGGCGCAGGAAAACCTTTTCGAGCAACTGCGTCAGCGCTTCGAGCGACAACGCGGGCGAGACAGCAGAAGACACAGCATCGTGTGGCGCAGACATCTGAAGCTCCAGACTAATTATTGGAGGGAACAACAGCGTACTAATGGCTTGCCCTGCGATTAACCACGTCAGGCCCGGGTGCTGTCAACCGTTCAGAAGCGCCCATGCACATCTGCACCCCTTGTGTGCGGTAACTATGTACCACCTTCTCTGACCGCAGGGCTTTTAGGCTGGCAGTTCAATTTACCGGCGCACTGAAAGCCGCCTGACCGAGACCCGACAATGTCCGCTTCCGTTCCACCGCTGCTGTTTGCCTTTTTTCTTGACTCTCCTGGCCTATGGGCCGAACTCGGTGTTGCACACAATCTGTCCACCCAGGACTTCAAATGGCTGCAGCATGTACAACTGGCTACCCAGGCCCTGCGCAGTCAGCAAACGCCGCCCATGCTTGCTCATCGTTTGCTGCTCAATACCGAGGATCCACCCGCCCTGCCGCTGGCCGGCTGTTTCATCCTCAGTAGCACTCCCGAAGACGGCGCTTACCTGCTTTACACGCCGTTTGCAGGATTGAAGAAGTTCGACAGCCTCAAGGCCTTGACCGGACACCTCGAACAACGCCTCAACGAAGCTGACGAAAAGGACCGGTTGCTGGCGTTCCTCGCCCTGTCGCAACGCAAATACCTGCTGGAAAAGCGCGGTATGACCGTGACCTGCCAACTCATCGACGGCGACATATTCGATGATCAGCGCGCCGCGCTCGAACACTGCCAGAGCCTCAACGCCCAGGCTTTGCTCAACGAGACGTTGCACCTGCCCGCGCTCGGCGCCCTGCTTGAGACCATCCTTGCCCAATTGCTGGCTTTGACGATGCCGGGTGTGAACCAGGCCCAGACTCGTCTGAGTTTTCACGCGGGCACTGATACTGCCGATGATACGGGGCCGAGACGCTGGCTCGATACAATGACACTGACTGATGCCGTGCTGCTTTATTACCGCCATGGCGGATGGCCTGCCGATCAGACCCATGTATTTTCCCATCCGCACAGGCCGGCTCAGACTGACGACCAAAAGCACTGGGAAAGCGCGGTCAAAAACGCCTCCGCCAACCTCCTGACCCGGCTTTACAAACAGATGGAAGTTTACTGGAACGGAGCAAGCGCCGACGGCAGCACACGGCGCGCGTTCTTCACCCAGGCCATCCGCCAACAGGCGCTCACCGACTTCGTACTCAAGCGCGAGGCGGGCATCATCGATGCAAAAAAATGCACAGACCTGCTGGCATGGATAGAACTCGATAGCGTTTCCCGGCGCATTGCCACACTGGAAACCGTACGTTTGTGGGAATACCAGGCCAACTTCGTCGAGCTGGCAGGTTCGCTGATGTTCAGCCACACCGACGCCTGCCTGTACACCCCCTCTCAAGGGTTGCAGGTGCTCAAGGATTATCAGGATCTGAAAAATACACTGCTGAGCAAGTTCAGCAGTGCTGGCCACGAAGAGGAACTCTATGGCTTGCTGAGCCTGGAGGAACGCCAGCAGTTTCTTGGCTTCGACAAACCCCACGTCTCGGGTGAAATGATCGCTGGCGACATCTTTGCCGTGCTGCTGTCCGGCATTATCACCAAGCAACGCCAGAACATCGAATATGCCTTGCAGGTATTTCGTCACAGCGAAGGTGCGATAGACATCCGCGCCCTGTTCGATAAAGCGCTGGATGTCCGCTCGATGCTCCACGATCGCCTGCTGACGCTCGACACCGCAGGGCGCTGGAGTACCCGCCCGGCACTCAGCGGCGGCGTTCTGCCGTCTTTGTTGAGCGCAGATGCGGCGGCGGCTGAAACGAAGAAATTTGCCAGTGTGCTGGACGCCATCAGCGGCGACTTTTTCGCGCAACCGATCACAACGCCAGCGTTGCAAAGCCTGTACCTGGACAACATGAAAAACAAACTCGCGCATGCGCTGTTTGTCGGCATGACCGGTGAAGCCAGAATTCGCGTGCTCAACGGTACATTGCGCCGTGATGAACAAGCGATTGTCGATACGGTATTCAACCCCGAAAAGCCTGAGCGCGCTCGGCGCAAGGGCCTCAACGGCTTCCGTCCCGACGCCTTTTCGCTCAGCTTGCAGGCTACCGGCCAGAGCGAAATTTCACCGCTGGCGAACTGCGTCATGCTGACCGAACGTGGAGGCCTCGATAATCAGCATTCAGGGCGCGCGCTGTTGTGGACACCTGCCTTGGGCCTTGAAGTATTCGATGGCGTCGACGCGGTGCGGTCAGTTCTGAACCAGCGATTGCTCGACTCGGAAAAAAGACCCTTGCTGCTGGAGAACCTTTCACCGCTCAGCAATGGCTTTCACCAGAAATACACGATGGCAGAGTTCCACCTGATCGGCGAAAGCGTGCCAGAGAACCGCGTGCAATCGGCCATCGAGCAGTTTCTCCAGCGCTGCAAACGCGTGCGGGATCTGAATGTGCCGAAACTCGCCAAGAATAACGCGCTCAAAAACCTGAGCCAGCAGGTAATCGACAGCAACCTGCATCAGGCCAGCGCACTGGCCAAAGCCCTCGGCAAGCAACAGTCACTACCGGCATGGCTGGGCATGGCCGCGCTCGGTGATCAGCAACTGCACCTCGAAATACTCGAGCAATGGCGCAACAGCGTCACGGATGACAAAGACTATCTGCACGGGCTGCCGACCCTGCATGACTATGTTCAGCAGACCCTGAAGTCATTGTTGTCCAGCCGTTTCTAGGCACCGGACCTTGATCCCCGGCAAATCGCGATCACCCCGGCGCTGGCCTTGGCCGGTCCTGCCATGAGCCTCACCGATTTCGCCCTGAATCATAGCCACACCGCCCAGCAAACCAGCTTCAAGGTGACGTCAGGTACGAACGCCGTGCTGCCGAAGAATATCGACCAGCAAGCAATCCGAAGCCTGCTGCTATCGCTGGATATAGGCTCGACGTTCGCCAACAAGCTCACCAGCGCACTCTCAGCCAAAAATAGCGATGCACAAGCATGCCAACAGCGCTATGTCCGTCAGTTGCCCTGGCAACTCCTGCAACACGCTCATCAATTGAAACTGCAACAGCGGTTGAGCGCTATGGCCTTCGACCTGATCACTCAGGTACTCGACATGCCGGATGCCACCGCGCGCGCAAGGGTGCCGGGGGCCGATGCGCTGTTGCGTCCACTGGCGCTGATCAAAACCGCCGGAGCAAAAGCCGTCACCGCTCTTGGTATGTACCTGATCGGCCCCGCATCCGGCAAACCCGGGCCACAAGTGCTGTATACGCCGTACCACGGTGAACAAGCGTTCAGCGAATTTGCCGATGAAGCTGCTGTCATCTCCGCCCTCAACATTCCGGGGGCACTACAGAACCTGCTGCTGCGACGGTTGCCCGCCAGCGAACAATCGATCTTCGGCGCGCTGTTCAAGAGCAGTACCGGACAAACCAGCGAAATAACCCTCGCGTCAAAATCTGTCGACGGCAATGCGCTGATGCAACTGTTCAGTGACAACCTTGCGTTGTTGCCACGCTTGCTGAGCAGTCATTCGTTGCCGTCGGCACAAGAGGACTGGGAAGTGGCGAAAAACCTCTTCAGTTCCGGCATCAAACTGGTTCGCGGACTGCTGCCGGGCAAACTCGCCTATGTGCAGTTTCTCTGGCAAGCCTTCAAGGACGCCATGAACTCCGCCGAGGCGCTACAGGATCATCACTGGAAGCGTGCGCTGGAAACGTTTATTGCCGGCGCCGCAGAAATGATCACCCTCGGTCGGCTTTCACTGGAGTCGAAATTGACTACAAAAGAAGCATCGATTCAGCAGGTGCCCGTCGCAACAACGCCCAGCGCGCCTCAATGGCAGGAGATTCGCCCCACTGCGGCGTCTCGCACTAATCTGCAAACGTTCGAAACACCCACGATTGCGTTAAAAGACCTGACGCATAAAGTGGCGGATGGCACCTATGAGGATCTGCCGACGAAAACCCTCTATGCGCCGATCGCCGGCAAGGTCTATCCAGTGGAGAAGCCTGGAGCGGTCTGGCAGATCAAGGGAGCCGAACAGGCAGGCCCGGTATTGCAACACACGGCATCCCGACAGCTGATTATCGATACCGACCGGCACACCGTGCATTTCGGCAAAGCCTTGTCAAAAATGTACAACCGCCACGCCAACGAGCGAGAAGCCAGAGTGTGGTTGAACATCGAAGCCCAGGGCATGGCAGAAATTCGCGCCAGGCACCCGGAAAAGGCACGGTTGCTGACGCAGGCCGTCGACATGGCCCGGTACTATGCGCTCAACAGCCTGCACAACATGGCGCAACTGAAAAACCATGCCCCTGGGACGCGACTGGACACGTTCCTCAAATCGTTCTTCGGCGTGCAACGCATCGATGCCGACATTCTCGCCAAGATCAAAAAGACCATCGTGCCGATCTGCAATGCCCTGGTCGACCCTACCGAAGACCTGATGAACACCGACCGCTTCGTCGTCGGCTCGAACAAATACCGCAACAGCGGGCTGATCGCCTTCGTGCTTGATGACGACGCACGGAAAATGGTGCATTTCACTGAAAAATTCTTCAATCAGGAACTCGACTGGTACAAGGTTGGCCTCACCCAGCCGTTCAACGTCGAGGGGCATGCCCAGGCATCCACGCTGATCCATGAATTCGCCCATCAGGCCAACAAGGCGGTGGACATCGCGTCCCTCGAAGCCCGGCGGCCGTTCAGTGACCTGATTGCCACCATTACCGGTTACGGCGCGGCGATGAAAGAGACCCAGACGCGATTCCAGCGCGAAGCACTGTCACTCGAAACACCGCGCGAGGAGCTGTTTGCACGCTGGAGCAATGAACTGCAGGAGTGGATCAGCTTCGATGAGATTCCAGGTATCGAGCATGTCGCCAAGGAAATTCTCAAAGTCACGCAGAGCCCAACCGTCGAGGACGCGCGAACGGCATTTCTGAGCACATCCAATCCACACCCGCGCATCGACACGATTTTGCGCAATGCCGATTCGATCGCTTTTCTGATCTGTGAAATGGGTCGGCAACTGGACCCGGTTACCAGCCCCAACGAAGCGCTGAGCTGACCGGCAAAAAAAATGCGCAGGCCATGGTGCCTGCGCATCGCTTGATTACGCGGCGAGGTCAGTCTTTCTGGTCGCGCAACACGTTGCCCGAGGCACCGTCGATGCGGAACTCATAGACCACGCCATCGGCTTTGCGCCCCTCGCCTTTCCAGTAGCCGTCGTTGTCGGCTTCGATCTCATACACTTCGACGTAACCGGCCTTGGTCTTGATAATCTCGATAGCCTTCTCGATGGTGATCCATCCCGCACCCGGGCGGTCGGCCATGGCCGCGCCGGCACTCAACAAGGCGGCGGTTGCCACGAAAGCTGCGAAGGTTCTTTTGATCATTTTTTCACTCCATTTATGGATGATGTTCGTCAGACGTCCTGTTTTTGGGTGTTGCCGAGGAAAATAAGTTCCAATTTGATGGGTAAATGCCATGACGGTTGTTCTCGACCAACGGCCCGGAAGGTTAGAATGCAGCAAACCAGGATGAGTCAATGACCGAAGACACCCTCTCGGAAGCCGAATACGATGCGATCACCGATGCCGCCGCGCATTGGTGCATGCGTCTGCACGCAGTCGACTGTTCCGCCGAGGAGCGTGTGGCATTCGAGCAATGGCGCGAGGCGCATCCGCTCCATGCCTTCGAATACGAAGCGATGCTGGAGATCTGGGACGTCGCCGAACATCTGCCGCGTCCGGATCCTGTCGTCGCGCTGCCGGCCAGCAATCCGGCC
This window encodes:
- a CDS encoding dermonecrotic toxin domain-containing protein, which gives rise to MSASVPPLLFAFFLDSPGLWAELGVAHNLSTQDFKWLQHVQLATQALRSQQTPPMLAHRLLLNTEDPPALPLAGCFILSSTPEDGAYLLYTPFAGLKKFDSLKALTGHLEQRLNEADEKDRLLAFLALSQRKYLLEKRGMTVTCQLIDGDIFDDQRAALEHCQSLNAQALLNETLHLPALGALLETILAQLLALTMPGVNQAQTRLSFHAGTDTADDTGPRRWLDTMTLTDAVLLYYRHGGWPADQTHVFSHPHRPAQTDDQKHWESAVKNASANLLTRLYKQMEVYWNGASADGSTRRAFFTQAIRQQALTDFVLKREAGIIDAKKCTDLLAWIELDSVSRRIATLETVRLWEYQANFVELAGSLMFSHTDACLYTPSQGLQVLKDYQDLKNTLLSKFSSAGHEEELYGLLSLEERQQFLGFDKPHVSGEMIAGDIFAVLLSGIITKQRQNIEYALQVFRHSEGAIDIRALFDKALDVRSMLHDRLLTLDTAGRWSTRPALSGGVLPSLLSADAAAAETKKFASVLDAISGDFFAQPITTPALQSLYLDNMKNKLAHALFVGMTGEARIRVLNGTLRRDEQAIVDTVFNPEKPERARRKGLNGFRPDAFSLSLQATGQSEISPLANCVMLTERGGLDNQHSGRALLWTPALGLEVFDGVDAVRSVLNQRLLDSEKRPLLLENLSPLSNGFHQKYTMAEFHLIGESVPENRVQSAIEQFLQRCKRVRDLNVPKLAKNNALKNLSQQVIDSNLHQASALAKALGKQQSLPAWLGMAALGDQQLHLEILEQWRNSVTDDKDYLHGLPTLHDYVQQTLKSLLSSRF
- a CDS encoding carbon-nitrogen hydrolase family protein, producing MPKSIVAALQIGALPGGKGETLEQILAWENAIIEAGAALVVMPEAVLGGYPKGESFGTQLGYRLPEGREAYARYFANAIDVPGAETAALAGLSARTGANLVIGVIERAGSTLYCTVLYFDPQAGLLGKHRKLMPTGTERLIWGKGDGSTLPVLDSQVGKLGAVVCWENMMPLLRTAMYAKGIEVWCAPTVDEREMWQVSMRHIAHEGRCFVVSACQVQASPNELGLEIANWPADRPLIAGGSVIVGPMGDVLAGPLRGEAGLLTAEIDTDELVRARYDYDVVGHYARPDVFELTVDERAKPGVRFNT
- a CDS encoding Ldh family oxidoreductase, with the protein product MSAPHDAVSSAVSPALSLEALTQLLEKVFLRHGTSAPVARSLAANCAGAERDGAHSHGVFRIPGYVSTLKSGWVNGQAVPLVEDVASGFVRVDAGNGFAQPALAAARPLLVEKARNAGIAVLAIRNSHHFAALWPDVEPFAEEGLVALSVVNSMTCVVPHGADRPLFGTNPIAFAAPRAGGAPIVFDLATSAIAHGDVQIAARKGERLPPGMGVDGLGQPSCDPKAILEGGALLPFGGHKGSALSMMVELLAAALTGGNFSFEFDWSNHPGARTPWTGQLLIVIDPSKAAGQDFAARSQELVRQMHGVGLKRLPGDRRHWQRARSLAEGIALDEQTLAQLRELAGD
- a CDS encoding DUF883 family protein, with amino-acid sequence MARKSAVQAAEDQIKDQAFSELQALIEESDKLLKSSASLVGEEAETLRGQIALKLQQALDSVSSVRDRTKPAVDATESYIGGHPWQTVAISAGFGLVVGLLLGRR
- a CDS encoding LEA type 2 family protein — translated: MRRLHAVILSVLLLSLSACALFPDRDPVNINVVGLEPLPSQDLEVRFAIKIRVQNPNETAIDYTGIALDLEVNGHSLASGVSDQGGSIGRFSETIVSVPVSVSAFSVLRQTLGLSQTQTLDNLPYVLRGKLAGGVFGTMRFVDSGTLSLPKATAATW
- a CDS encoding LysR family transcriptional regulator, producing the protein MSQMNIANVDLNLLKVFEALHEESSASRAALRLNVTQSAVSAALRRLREVYGDQLFVRTGRGLAPTLKANQLKPVVSEALDKCRQSLAMVDPAANQYEGRSVTVGLSDDFEIAYGRRLIEEIARSAPKLRLIFRQTHSQIVARALMERSIDLAITAGGFAERLLSRQVLGEGGYACLVDPASLAPGQQHITLEEFVAREHLLVSSGGFIGITDEGLAALGLSRRVCASTTHFAALPYLLIGSQAVATIPTHAAERIAALSGLTLLPCPLDLPRYPIELGWRTSTQIDPVVVKVREAIAASFR
- a CDS encoding dermonecrotic toxin domain-containing protein, yielding MSLTDFALNHSHTAQQTSFKVTSGTNAVLPKNIDQQAIRSLLLSLDIGSTFANKLTSALSAKNSDAQACQQRYVRQLPWQLLQHAHQLKLQQRLSAMAFDLITQVLDMPDATARARVPGADALLRPLALIKTAGAKAVTALGMYLIGPASGKPGPQVLYTPYHGEQAFSEFADEAAVISALNIPGALQNLLLRRLPASEQSIFGALFKSSTGQTSEITLASKSVDGNALMQLFSDNLALLPRLLSSHSLPSAQEDWEVAKNLFSSGIKLVRGLLPGKLAYVQFLWQAFKDAMNSAEALQDHHWKRALETFIAGAAEMITLGRLSLESKLTTKEASIQQVPVATTPSAPQWQEIRPTAASRTNLQTFETPTIALKDLTHKVADGTYEDLPTKTLYAPIAGKVYPVEKPGAVWQIKGAEQAGPVLQHTASRQLIIDTDRHTVHFGKALSKMYNRHANEREARVWLNIEAQGMAEIRARHPEKARLLTQAVDMARYYALNSLHNMAQLKNHAPGTRLDTFLKSFFGVQRIDADILAKIKKTIVPICNALVDPTEDLMNTDRFVVGSNKYRNSGLIAFVLDDDARKMVHFTEKFFNQELDWYKVGLTQPFNVEGHAQASTLIHEFAHQANKAVDIASLEARRPFSDLIATITGYGAAMKETQTRFQREALSLETPREELFARWSNELQEWISFDEIPGIEHVAKEILKVTQSPTVEDARTAFLSTSNPHPRIDTILRNADSIAFLICEMGRQLDPVTSPNEALS
- a CDS encoding PepSY domain-containing protein; translation: MIKRTFAAFVATAALLSAGAAMADRPGAGWITIEKAIEIIKTKAGYVEVYEIEADNDGYWKGEGRKADGVVYEFRIDGASGNVLRDQKD